A window of the Zeugodacus cucurbitae isolate PBARC_wt_2022May chromosome 2, idZeuCucr1.2, whole genome shotgun sequence genome harbors these coding sequences:
- the LOC105209191 gene encoding microtubule-associated protein tau isoform X4 codes for MGDAEAMRPPISGPRPPFPGAGMPPRPMGAPPRGPMNMPGAPGGPPPRPMPAPLRNTDSRGNLLMGPGPGAQRPPPPPLQNIQMRPPSGNGGPMSPPGQGQPRPPGAYPWSGGVPGQQMPAGRPPNPYPGNLNTRPPFARPPGAPQVGAQQPPPRPPFHPQPPQQSQQQQPHQQQQPQQSPIQQQPPPRPPSAGSNNNEDDDDVVMGQAITPRKTPNLHEDPMGPALSEDRVDTLKDTFGMGETLAPIAEVNANGVKTLSSIHEMLSSGAENEKQQRESVHKGDNDSGVDESTQEKERNGPGSPSSPAKTPTSTTSKGEKTGASRPPSATPSNKSSKSRSTSRNRLLLKTPEPEPTKKVPMNKIQVGHAPSPNLKAVRSKIGSLDNAGYKPGGGNVKIESKKIEIKAAPRIEAKNDKYTPRGGEKKIISTKLQWNAKSKIGSLENANHKPGGGDKKIETIKTDFKDKAKPKVGSKDNVKHAPGGGDIKNSQILKESTTAKDIQTQKVELKAQSKVGSLDNIKHKPGGGERKIFDDKDYLKNVEHTVALTPPTQSPQPSMTTSTTGADENLNQQS; via the exons atggGGGACGCAGAGGCG ATGCGACCACCCATTAGTGGACCACGGCCACCATTCCCCGGCGCCGGCATGCCACCACGTCCGATGGGCGCACCACCACGCGGTCCTATGAATATGCCTGGAGCTCCGGGCGGACCTCCGCCAAGACCAATGCCAGCACCGTTGCGTAATACAGATAGCAGAGGAAATTTGCTGATGGGTCCTGGACCCGGCGCACAAcggccaccaccaccaccattacaaaatatacaaatgcgGCCACCTAGCGGTAATGGTGGGCCAATGAGTCCACCGGGACAGGGACAACCACGACCGCCGGGCGCATATCCATGGTCTGGTGGAGTACCAGGACAACAGATGCCTGCCGGTCGTCCACCAAATCCTTACCCTGGTAATCTAAACACACGCCCGCCATTTGCACGTCCGCCTGGCGCTCCACAAGTGGGCGCACAACAACCACCGCCACGTCCACCTTTCCACCCACAGCCGCCGCAGCAatcgcaacaacagcaaccacatcagcagcaacaaccacaGCAATCACCGATACAACAGCAGCCACCACCACGTCCACCCTCAGCCGGTTCGAATAACAATGAAGATGACGATGATGTGGTCATGGGTCAGGCGATAACACCACGTAAAACACCGAATCTGCACGAAGATCCAATGGGTCCAGCGCTGTCGGAAGACCGAGTGGATACGCTGAAAGACACCTTTGGCATGGGCGAGACACTTGCACCCATAGCCGAGGTGAATGCGAACGGTGTGAAAACCTTGTCGAGCATACACGAAATGCTCAGCAGCGGCGCGGAGAATGAGAAACAACAGAGGGAGAGTGTACACA AGGGCGACAATGACAGCGGTGTTGATGAGTCAACTCAAGAGAAG GAACGCAACGGTCCAGGTTCGCCCAGCTCCCCGGCTAAGACACCAACGTCTACCACATCAAAGGGCGAGAAGACAGGCGCCTCTCGTCCGCCTAGCGCAACACCATCGAACAAATCGTCCAAATCACGTTCAACATCACGAAATCGTTTGCTATTGAAGACTCCCGAACCGGAGCCAACAAAAAAAG TACCAATGAATAAAATACAGGTCGGTCATGCTCCTTCACCCAATCTCAAAGCCGTGCGTTCCAAAATTGGTTCGTTGGATAATGCCGGTTACAAACCAGGTGGCGGTAATGTGAAAATCGAGAGTAAGAAGATCGAAATAAAGGCCGCGCCCAGAATTGAGGCGAAAAATGACAAGTATACGCCACGTGGGGGAGAAAAGAAG ATAATTTCGACAAAGCTACAATGGAATGCCAAGTCGAAAATTGGCTCCTTGGAGAATGCCAATCACAAGCCGGGTGGTGGCGATAAGAAGATCGAAACGATTAAGACGGACTTCAAAGACAAAGCCAAACCGAAAGTCGGTTCGAAGGATAATGTTAAGCACGCTCCGGGTGGTGGTGATATTAAG AATTCGCAAATCTTGAAGGAAAGCACAACCGCCAAGGAT ATACAAACTCAAAAGGTAGAACTTAAGGCACAAAGCAAAGTGGGCTCTTTGGATAACATTAAGCACAAGCCCGGTGGTGGGGAGCGTAAGATTTTCGATGATAAGGACTATCTGAAAAATGTTGAGCATACAGTTGCACTGACACCACCGACACAG AGTCCACAACCATCCATGACGACTTCAACAACTGGTGCCGATGAAAATTTAAATCAGCAGAGTTAA